In Manis pentadactyla isolate mManPen7 chromosome 8, mManPen7.hap1, whole genome shotgun sequence, the following are encoded in one genomic region:
- the PRDX3 gene encoding thioredoxin-dependent peroxide reductase, mitochondrial, which translates to MAVAAGRLFRASVARHVSAFPWGISASATLRPAASQRTCLTNVLWSGYGQAKFAFSTSSSCRAPAVTQHAPYFKGTAVVNGEFKEINLDDFKGKYLVLFFYPLDFTFVCPTEIVAFSNKAKEFHDVNCEVVAVSVDSHFSHLAWINTPRKTGGLGHMNIALLSDLTKQISRDYGVLLESPGVALRGLFIIDPNGVIKHLSVNDLPVGRSVEETLRLVKAFQFVETHGEVCPANWTPDSPTIKPSPAASKEYFEKVH; encoded by the exons ATGGCGGTTGCGGCGGGAAGGTTGTTCCGGGCTTCG GTTGCCCGACATGTCAGCGCCTTTCCTTggggcatctctgcctctgcaacCCTTAGGCCTGCTGCTTCTCAAAGAACATGCTTGACCAATGTATTGTGGTCTGGTTATGGTCAAGCAAAATTCGCCTTTAGCACCA GCTCCTCATGCCGCGCCCCTGCCGTCACCCAGCACGCACCCTATTTTAAGGGTACAGCCGTCGTCAACGGAGAGTTCAAAGAAATAAACCTTGATGACTTTAAGGGGAAATATTTGGTGCTCTTCTTCTATCCTTTGGATTT CACCTTCGTGTGTCCTACAGAAATTGTTGCTTTTAGCAACAAAGCCAAGGAATTTCACGATGTGAACTGTGAAGTTGTTGCAGTTTCCGTGGATTCCCATTTCAGCCATCTTGCCTGGATAAACACACCAAGGAAG ACTGGCGGTTTGGGCCACATGAACATCGCACTCCTGTCAGACTTGACTAAGCAGATTTCCCGAGACTATGGTGTGCTGTTAGAAAGTCCTGGTGTTGCTCTGAG AGGTCTCTTCATAATTGATCCCAATGGAGTCATCAAGCATTTGAGTGTCAATGATCTCCCAGTCGGCCGAAGTGTGGAAGAGACCCTCCGCCTGGTGAAGGCATTCCAGTTTGTGGAAACCCATGGAGAAGTCTGCCCAGCAAACTGGACTCCGGATTCTCCTACA atCAAGCCCAGTCCTGCTGCTTCCAAAGAATACTTTGAGAAAGTACATTAG